The following are from one region of the Populus trichocarpa isolate Nisqually-1 chromosome 8, P.trichocarpa_v4.1, whole genome shotgun sequence genome:
- the LOC7460677 gene encoding uncharacterized protein LOC7460677, which produces MGIWDYINSSADLVNRRALTPTKNICWNSFSYGRAAVTRIDTAVRVNAIPALNKRLQDEETRAMMSHVTINCAKNAAIFAFREGVKIVPGGAPVYEIVSKSIGKKGVAGDSKEKTNKLEAEVEVLKKEINELKRLSNQCEASDYMNGCGSTARVDCFEQPKVVNKTLQGAVVRSFMNTQQPDSAIRRFMMEGFAHVLEYEVKSENEQPHK; this is translated from the exons atgggaaTCTGGGACTACATAAATTCAAGTGCCGATTTAGTGAATCGGCGTGCGTTAACACCTACAAAGAACATATGCTGGAACTCTTTTTCTTACGGCCGTGCTGCCGTTACCAGAATAGACACCGCCGTCAGAGTTAACGCCATCCCCGCGTTAAACAAGCGATTACAGGACGAAGAAACCCGGGCCATGATGAGCCATGTCACCATCAACTGTGCCAAAAACGCTGCTATTTTTGCATTTCGCGAAGGCGTCAAGATTGTCCCTG GTGGAGCGCCAGTTTATGAAATTGTTTCAAAATCAATTGGAAAGAAAGGAGTGGCGGGGGATTCCAAAGAGAAGACAAACAAATTGGAAGCTGAGGTTGAGGtactgaaaaaagaaatcaatgaaTTGAAAAGATTAAGCAATCAATGTGAGGCAAGTGATTATATGAATGGTTGTGGATCCACAGCTAGAGTGGATTGTTTTGAACAGCCAAAAGTAGTGAATAAAACCTTACAAGGTGCAGTGGTCAGAAGTTTTATGAATACACAACAACCAGACAGTGCGATCCGGCGTTTCATGATGGAGGGATTTGCTCATGTGTTAGAATACGAGGTTAAGTCTGAGAATGAACAACCTCATAAGTGA